The following coding sequences lie in one Rutidosis leptorrhynchoides isolate AG116_Rl617_1_P2 chromosome 4, CSIRO_AGI_Rlap_v1, whole genome shotgun sequence genomic window:
- the LOC139841570 gene encoding uncharacterized protein yields the protein MEKFGSLHQGGSEAFVTDGFNSWKKIERLKEHVGHSDGGNKENRTYTLLYRLLKLALVLPVATAIVERCFSSKKIRKSNLRNRIGEEFLNACVICAIKRETLVEVKDEDVMERFNHMRLRRGKF from the exons atggaaaagtttgggtcactacaccaaGGTGGTAGTGAGGCATTTGTGACGGATGGGTTCAATAGTTGGAAAAAGATCGAGAGACTTAAAGAGCATGTTGGACAT AGTGATGGTGGAAACAAGGAAAATAGAACTTATACGTTGCTTTACCGGTTATTAAAGCTAGCATTGGTGTTACCCGTTGCGACCGCAATAGTTGAGCGATGTTTTTCGTCAAAGAAAATTAGAAAGTCGAACCTACGCAATCGTATTGGAGAGGAGTTTCTCAATGCTTGTGTAATTTGTGCGATCAAAAGAGAAACTCTAGTCGAAGTTAAAGATGAAGATGTAATGGAgcgttttaatcatatgcgtttacGCAGAGGAAAATTCTAG